The proteins below come from a single Gimesia alba genomic window:
- a CDS encoding polyprenol monophosphomannose synthase — MTDTASPRLLVTLCTYNERENLELLIPEIHNYLPEAHILVIDDNSPDGTGEYAKELGKADPRIHSIHRTGKIGLGTATIAGFRYAIENKYDLVLNLDADFSHPPRFMPDLVEATQEADVAIGSRYVPGGKIEGWGPKRYFMSGAINWYARLLLRLKSRDCSGSFRCYRVPKLAEIDFDLLRAKGYAFQEEILYRCRRVGCTFKEVPFTFEERRFGSSKINMGEAFSALWVMFVLGIDNCLGKRVRTLPAESSE; from the coding sequence ATGACAGATACTGCCTCTCCTCGATTGTTAGTGACATTATGTACTTATAACGAGCGCGAAAACCTGGAATTGCTGATCCCGGAGATTCACAATTACTTGCCAGAAGCGCATATTCTGGTGATTGATGATAATTCGCCCGATGGGACAGGAGAGTATGCGAAAGAACTGGGAAAAGCCGATCCACGGATTCATTCGATCCATCGTACCGGAAAAATAGGGCTGGGAACGGCAACGATAGCCGGTTTCCGGTATGCGATCGAAAACAAATATGATCTGGTTTTGAATCTGGATGCCGATTTCAGTCATCCACCCCGATTCATGCCCGATCTGGTAGAAGCGACCCAAGAAGCTGACGTGGCCATTGGTTCTCGTTATGTGCCGGGGGGCAAAATCGAAGGTTGGGGGCCGAAACGTTATTTTATGAGTGGGGCCATCAACTGGTATGCCCGTTTGTTGCTCCGTCTGAAATCACGGGACTGCAGCGGCAGTTTTCGCTGTTATCGGGTTCCCAAACTGGCCGAGATCGATTTTGATCTGCTGCGGGCCAAGGGTTATGCTTTTCAGGAAGAGATTCTCTATCGCTGCCGTCGTGTGGGCTGTACGTTTAAGGAAGTCCCCTTCACGTTCGAAGAACGCCGGTTTGGCAGCTCGAAAATCAATATGGGTGAAGCATTTTCTGCGCTATGGGTGATGTTCGTGCTGGGGATTGATAACTGTTTGGGTAAACGGGTCCGTACGCTTCCCGCTGAGTCCTCAGAATAA
- the panB gene encoding 3-methyl-2-oxobutanoate hydroxymethyltransferase, whose protein sequence is MSNASPARPKKFTVPRFLAAKAKKQKITMLTAYDYLSAKIMDEAGLDCLLVGDTLGMVVQGKSTTLPVTVDEMIYHGEIVARAAQRALVIIDMPFMSFHVSPAQALENAGRILKETGADAVKLEGGVNQAKTIEAIASADIPVMAHLGLKPQSVRAIGGMGKIQRDEDQLIADALAAERAGAFGILLEMITAPIAQKITDTVTVPTIGIGSGPGCDGQVLVTPDMLGMNADFHPRFLKKYANFASDMTTAVQAYANEVREGAFPDESHSHS, encoded by the coding sequence GTGTCGAATGCGTCCCCCGCACGGCCCAAAAAGTTTACCGTCCCCCGATTTCTGGCTGCCAAAGCAAAAAAACAGAAAATCACCATGCTGACTGCCTACGATTATCTGTCAGCAAAAATTATGGATGAAGCCGGCTTAGACTGCCTGCTGGTAGGCGACACTTTAGGAATGGTCGTCCAAGGCAAGAGTACAACGCTCCCGGTGACCGTCGATGAGATGATCTATCACGGCGAAATCGTGGCCCGCGCTGCCCAGCGGGCTTTAGTGATCATTGATATGCCTTTTATGTCATTTCACGTCTCTCCCGCACAGGCTTTGGAAAATGCGGGACGTATCCTGAAGGAGACCGGCGCGGATGCCGTCAAATTGGAAGGGGGCGTCAATCAGGCCAAAACCATCGAAGCCATCGCATCAGCCGACATCCCTGTCATGGCCCACCTGGGTCTCAAACCACAATCCGTGCGGGCGATTGGAGGCATGGGCAAAATCCAACGGGACGAAGACCAACTGATAGCCGATGCACTTGCTGCAGAAAGAGCAGGGGCCTTTGGAATTCTGCTCGAAATGATCACAGCACCCATCGCACAAAAAATTACCGACACGGTCACAGTCCCCACCATTGGCATCGGTTCTGGACCTGGCTGCGACGGTCAGGTGCTGGTTACGCCGGATATGCTGGGCATGAACGCCGATTTTCATCCGCGGTTCTTAAAGAAATATGCCAACTTCGCTTCAGATATGACGACTGCCGTACAGGCGTATGCAAACGAAGTCCGCGAAGGGGCATTTCCTGATGAGTCTCACAGTCATTCCTGA
- a CDS encoding FAD-dependent oxidoreductase: protein MPEKVVVIGSGPASWAACIYTSRANLEPLCFEGAITEENRLQGTLPLGQLALTTEVENYPGFPAGNLESYLNDSIDESKRKYMAPHPGHGVSGPELMELMRQQAVNFGTRVVTDDVVDVDFSSHPFKITPLNGEPVEALSVIIATGARANYLGLDSENRFKNMGVSACAVCDGAMPRFRNHPLVVVGGGDSAMEEANYLTKFASKVYIVHRRDEFRASKIMAERALANEKIEVKWNSVIDEVLGNDEKGVTGVRIRSTEDEGQTEELEATGYFAAIGHTPNVSFLKGQIETNDKGFIQWKIPFRTNTSVDGVFAAGDVADDNYKQAITAAGSGCMAALDAERWLVEKGHE, encoded by the coding sequence GTGCCAGAAAAAGTCGTCGTAATTGGATCAGGACCCGCCAGTTGGGCCGCTTGCATTTATACTTCTCGTGCTAACCTTGAACCACTCTGCTTCGAAGGGGCGATTACAGAAGAAAATCGCCTTCAAGGGACTCTGCCCCTGGGACAGTTAGCCTTAACCACCGAAGTCGAAAACTATCCCGGCTTTCCCGCCGGTAACCTGGAAAGCTATCTTAATGATTCCATCGACGAATCGAAGCGGAAGTATATGGCACCACATCCCGGGCATGGTGTGAGCGGCCCGGAGTTGATGGAGTTGATGCGTCAGCAAGCGGTCAATTTTGGCACACGGGTCGTGACCGACGACGTGGTCGATGTCGACTTTTCCTCACATCCTTTTAAGATTACCCCTCTCAATGGCGAACCTGTGGAAGCCTTGTCGGTGATTATTGCCACAGGAGCTCGTGCAAACTATCTGGGACTCGACTCAGAAAACCGCTTCAAGAACATGGGCGTCTCTGCTTGTGCCGTCTGTGATGGCGCGATGCCTCGATTCCGTAATCATCCTCTGGTGGTTGTTGGTGGGGGAGACAGCGCCATGGAAGAAGCCAACTATCTGACCAAATTTGCTTCCAAGGTCTATATCGTGCATCGTCGCGATGAATTCCGCGCCAGTAAAATTATGGCAGAACGGGCATTGGCCAACGAGAAGATTGAAGTCAAATGGAATTCGGTCATTGATGAAGTGTTGGGCAATGATGAAAAAGGAGTGACCGGCGTTCGCATTCGCAGCACGGAAGATGAGGGTCAGACCGAAGAGCTGGAAGCGACCGGCTATTTCGCCGCCATTGGTCACACTCCGAACGTCAGCTTTTTGAAAGGTCAGATTGAAACCAACGACAAAGGTTTCATTCAGTGGAAGATTCCCTTTCGCACGAATACCAGCGTGGATGGTGTGTTTGCTGCCGGCGATGTTGCCGACGACAACTACAAGCAGGCGATCACCGCCGCCGGTAGTGGCTGTATGGCGGCCCTGGATGCGGAACGCTGGCTCGTTGAAAAAGGCCACGAGTAA
- a CDS encoding M24 family metallopeptidase, whose amino-acid sequence MLSKEGCLARQKRLWEAVPDHLEWILIADPRHVLYLSNFLVQPCSFSRGERALLLLDRDKGVTLIGDNFTLRSSAADFFVDHEAIETWYDHKHSVENRDHVLFKALGSVVPQLKGRAGAIEAEWLPVGALQELEITQTDTTLELGSVLRQLRRQKHADEIELLKQCMQACDAGHACAREVVAAGKSEFDIFRKVQAAVLQAAGLPVIIYGDFRASTPAVPKAGGLPSGHVLENGDLFVLDYSVVIHGYRSDFTNTISVGEPTADQQKLFGLCQAAMQGGESTLKAGTKCADVHAATAAPIWDAGYKENFQHHAGHGLGLGHPEAPILVPESTDTLLAGDVITLEPGVYVEGIGGMRIEHNYLITDDGFERLSNHVISLT is encoded by the coding sequence ATGCTGTCAAAAGAAGGTTGTCTGGCGCGACAGAAACGATTGTGGGAAGCCGTTCCCGATCATCTGGAATGGATTCTGATCGCGGACCCGCGTCACGTCCTCTATCTTTCGAATTTTCTCGTTCAGCCCTGCAGTTTCTCGCGAGGCGAACGGGCGCTGCTGCTGTTGGATCGTGATAAAGGCGTTACGCTGATCGGCGATAATTTTACGCTACGGTCCTCCGCTGCCGATTTCTTTGTCGATCATGAAGCCATCGAAACGTGGTACGATCACAAACATTCGGTGGAAAACCGAGATCATGTGCTGTTCAAGGCACTCGGGTCGGTGGTTCCTCAATTAAAGGGTCGTGCCGGTGCGATCGAAGCAGAATGGTTGCCGGTGGGCGCGTTGCAGGAACTGGAAATCACCCAGACTGATACGACGCTGGAATTAGGCAGCGTGTTGCGTCAATTGCGTCGGCAGAAACACGCGGATGAAATCGAGCTGTTGAAACAGTGCATGCAGGCCTGTGATGCCGGCCATGCCTGTGCACGGGAAGTGGTGGCAGCGGGGAAAAGTGAATTCGACATCTTCCGCAAAGTTCAGGCGGCTGTACTGCAGGCGGCGGGCCTGCCTGTGATCATTTACGGCGATTTTCGTGCATCCACTCCTGCCGTCCCCAAAGCGGGAGGTCTACCTTCCGGCCATGTACTTGAGAATGGGGATCTGTTCGTCCTCGATTATTCAGTTGTGATTCACGGTTACCGGAGTGACTTCACGAATACCATCAGCGTTGGTGAACCGACGGCTGATCAACAGAAACTATTCGGTCTATGTCAGGCTGCCATGCAGGGAGGCGAGTCGACTCTCAAAGCGGGAACGAAATGTGCCGACGTGCATGCAGCAACCGCGGCACCGATCTGGGACGCCGGCTACAAAGAAAACTTCCAGCATCACGCCGGTCATGGACTGGGACTGGGGCATCCGGAAGCACCGATTCTGGTGCCGGAAAGTACGGATACCCTGCTGGCCGGTGATGTGATCACACTCGAGCCCGGTGTTTATGTCGAAGGCATCGGTGGGATGCGGATTGAGCATAACTACCTGATTACGGACGACGGATTCGAGCGGCTCAGTAATCACGTCATTTCGTTAACGTAA